A genomic region of Arachis hypogaea cultivar Tifrunner chromosome 5, arahy.Tifrunner.gnm2.J5K5, whole genome shotgun sequence contains the following coding sequences:
- the LOC112803152 gene encoding glucuronoxylan 4-O-methyltransferase 3, whose protein sequence is MRSKTQFTGTLKVSLLCLGFLVLFVLIFRSTISSFNSSKSNTRRASSATEEAQGREAESATVACPSVAPLTPTCSKAPPSLANAVIHYATTNITPQQTLQEISVSARVLQKKSPCNFLVFGLGHDSLMWTSLNYGGRTVFLEEDKAWIDQVQQRIPGLESYHVAYDTKVHQADDLIKIGMEEDECKKVSDPRFSKCQLAHKGFPSEVYDIEWDVIMVDAPTGYFEGAPGRMSAIYTAGLIARNKEQGETDVFVHDVDRKVEDTFSKAFLCQGYLREQQGRIRHFTIPSHKARLGRPFCPS, encoded by the coding sequence ATGAGATCCAAAACGCAATTCACAGGCACTTTGAAGGTATCACTTCTGTGCCTTGGATTTTTGGTCCTCTTCGTGTTGATATTCCGGTCAACCATATCCTCCTTCAATTCATCAAAGTCAAACACAAGAAGAGCTAGCTCTGCTACAGAAGAAGCGCAAGGCAGAGAAGCAGAGAGCGCAACAGTGGCGTGCCCGTCAGTGGCGCCATTGACTCCGACATGCAGCAAAGCCCCTCCATCTCTGGCGAATGCCGTGATCCACTACGCGACGACGAATATCACCCCTCAGCAGACCCTCCAGGAGATCTCAGTGTCAGCCAGAGTCCTGCAGAAGAAATCACCCTGCAACTTCCTCGTGTTCGGCCTGGGCCACGACAGCCTCATGTGGACGTCCCTCAACTACGGCGGGCGCACCGTGTTCCTGGAGGAGGACAAGGCCTGGATCGACCAAGTCCAGCAGAGGATTCCCGGCTTGGAGTCGTACCACGTGGCCTATGACACCAAGGTCCACCAGGCGGACGATCTCATCAAGATTGGAATGGAGGAGGATGAGTGCAAGAAGGTCAGCGACCCCAGGTTCTCCAAGTGCCAGCTGGCACACAAAGGCTTTCCGAGCGAGGTTTACGACATTGAGTGGGATGTGATCATGGTGGATGCACCCACGGGCTACTTCGAAGGGGCGCCTGGCAGGATGAGCGCCATCTACACGGCTGGCTTGATTGCCAGGAACAAGGAGCAGGGGGAGACCGACGTCTTTGTCCACGACGTTGACAGGAAGGTCGAGGACACCTTCTCCAAAGCCTTCCTCTGCCAAGGCTATCTCAGGGAGCAGCAAGGACGGATCAGACACTTCACCATCCCTAGCCATAAGGCTCGTTTGGGCAGACCCTTTTGCCCCTCCTGA